The following is a genomic window from Microvirga ossetica.
GCAATGATCTGCTCCAGTTGCGAGCGGTCCGGGGCTTGGTCCTGTGAGACCCTCTCCGCTCTGTCCTGGATCGCATCAGCGGCACTAGCGGCGCCTATGCGCCTCGGCCGCCGGTCATTGGTACGACCCATGCCTGCATCTGTCCTTGTCATGTGACGGCTCGCTCCGCACTTTCACGCCTCCGAGTTTGCTTTCGTCCTCATGCCCAGAGCTTTTCCACTGGCATGGAAACAGCTTTTGTCTTTGCTGTGCCGCATTTTTGACGGCGAACCGAAGCGGCATTCGGTAGCAAAAGCCACCAGACTTGATCTACTTTGTCAGGGTCTATTTCTGTCGAAGGCCGGAGCCGCCTTGAGCTGATCCACGGGGATCGTCACAATGATCTTGCCGGGCGTGAGAACGCGGCTGATCTGCATCTCGCTTCTCGTCTTCTGTCCTTCGGCTGTGCTCGCAGGCAATCCCTCACTTTGGATTGTTCCGGTCGTTGCCGTCATTCCAACAGGGTCGATCTCAACCGCGTGGACCGGAACCGCAACTGCCCGGCTGCCAATGCCTGGAGTGCCGCTCACCTTGACGATATAGGCGGCAACCTTGCCGTCATGGTCCAGCACAACGTCCTCGATTTCACCGATGGTCTTGTTGCCGGTTCCAACGGCATTCAGGCCAATGACATCAGTGAGGCGCAGAACGCCCTGGCTCCCTTCCTGAGTGATGAACCGACTGTCCGCGGGTCGATCATCCTTTGAACCGGTGGGGGGCTGCGCATTGCCTGCGAGAGGAGCTGGAGGCTGCCCCTGAGCAATGGCTATGGAGGCCAGCAGAGTGGAGGAGAGCAGGCCACTGACAAGCAACTTTGTTTTCATGGACGATCTCCTTCATGGACGATCTTCCGACGAGCATGTCCGGCTAACGCAGCGGCAGTCGCTTGGTTCTGCTGGGGACTGGGCTGATCAACCGTAGGCAATCCAGGCTCGTATGAGCCTCGCCCTTACGCGCTTGATCAAGTCTGGAACCGAACATCTAGTCAGCACCGGGTCAAAGTGTAACGTAAGCGGATCGAATAAAGGCCCGCTTTGCGCGTAACTGCGGAGCTTGGGATAAGGTCAGCCCAGTGCCAAAAGCGGTCGTTCGCCTTAGCTCACCAGTGGAGCGTCGACTGAGCATACGACGCCTGTATCGGAAAACTCAATCCGCACCTCGCCCGCAAGTTCTTGAGCCAGGCTGCGCTCAATGAGCCGCGTGCCGAAGCCCCGGCGAACGGGCCGCTGGACGGGGGGCCCTTCCACCTCCTCCCACATCAGATGCAGGCGCTGTGGAGCCTCCGTGCCATCCAGTGCCCAGTGTACCCGGATCTGTCCAGTTCCGTTGGAAAGGGCCCCGTATTTCACGGCATTTGTCACCAGTTCCTGGAGCGCCATTGCAAGCGGCAGGGCCATGCGCGGCGGCACCTGTACGCTCGGGCCCTGCACATGGATCCGGTTTTCGCCGCGGCTGCGGTACGGCTCGACAGCTTGTGCGACAATGTCGTGAAGCGCCACATGCGCCCAGCTTCGGTCGGTCAGAACATTGTGAACCTGCGACAGCGCGATGAGCCGGCTCTCGATGGCATCCGAGGCATGGTCCAATGAGGGTGCGTTCCGCAGTGTCTGTGAGGCGATGGACTGCACCGTCGTCAGCGTGTTTTTCACCCGGTGATTGAGCTCGCCGATTAGAAGATCTTTTTCCCTTACGGCCGCTCGCAGCTCATCCACGACCCGCAGGCGCTCGATAGCAGCCCCGAGAAGATTAGCGTAGCTACGGAGGAACTCGATGTCCGATTGCGTGAAGATCCGGGGCCTGCGGCTGTCCACCTGAAGGACACCAAAGGGTGGACGCCCCTTGCTGCTTAGCACCAGCACATTCACGAACGCCTTGACCCCATGCTCCTTCATGAAGTCGTGGTACTCGAAGCGATCCTCCTCAGCGATGTTCGCCGAGATGACCGCCCCCTCCTTGAGGGTCAGCCCCTCCGGTGAGTT
Proteins encoded in this region:
- a CDS encoding PRC-barrel domain-containing protein — translated: MKTKLLVSGLLSSTLLASIAIAQGQPPAPLAGNAQPPTGSKDDRPADSRFITQEGSQGVLRLTDVIGLNAVGTGNKTIGEIEDVVLDHDGKVAAYIVKVSGTPGIGSRAVAVPVHAVEIDPVGMTATTGTIQSEGLPASTAEGQKTRSEMQISRVLTPGKIIVTIPVDQLKAAPAFDRNRP
- a CDS encoding sensor histidine kinase translates to MTHRNDADQEELLEQQRVLAEFGDFALKTEAIDDILNRACELIGRALETDLAKLMELLPDGRTFTVRAGVGWRSGIIGEVSVTAAENSPEGLTLKEGAVISANIAEEDRFEYHDFMKEHGVKAFVNVLVLSSKGRPPFGVLQVDSRRPRIFTQSDIEFLRSYANLLGAAIERLRVVDELRAAVREKDLLIGELNHRVKNTLTTVQSIASQTLRNAPSLDHASDAIESRLIALSQVHNVLTDRSWAHVALHDIVAQAVEPYRSRGENRIHVQGPSVQVPPRMALPLAMALQELVTNAVKYGALSNGTGQIRVHWALDGTEAPQRLHLMWEEVEGPPVQRPVRRGFGTRLIERSLAQELAGEVRIEFSDTGVVCSVDAPLVS